In the genome of Phlebotomus papatasi isolate M1 chromosome 2, Ppap_2.1, whole genome shotgun sequence, one region contains:
- the LOC129804496 gene encoding hyccin isoform X2 — MAESLVTDWIADYSSLDASEIRTFAAQHEHNHEIASALFSILNERHKYTDLLHSICNQFYSFYKSNETELRRFTLQFVPILIYNYLNAVSLGDKKSCRSIEMLLIVIYNIEISNEEGQPRVVSFRMPVLAQASIYHEEKSLHATDLRRWEENSNRDVSWGPMPEVEHLNAQNRLKVMTALMFVYNQQLSQIQKPALYHLCRTASQLVNQGFSRVGHAHRSSYGSDPNATTAMRPLPRIPVSGPFLLELLQAVYFAMFNEFASVAIQTIEDIHNRACYEMFPDTILVTNAVKNSLHVNPSGQPSDGPMGISVALTPSQTTVTVSKSMITNASFRAKKLPDDLEVVEDYMVAPSQPTRGFQPTQPQGDNVPYDVTNGGSPKGTRKASTKRWRTWGWKYSPSSGKSMSIEEEPESPKKSASSSRHSSPKDSPSRTRNGSPSASPVRRKKTPSPRDSPTRRAEVRSSAGARLYQTIEDRNLLLDDSGDELQALLESVHSLKHTVRPASVHVGQSNSGLLK, encoded by the exons CTGTTGCATTCAATATGCAATCAATTCTACAGCTTTTACAAGTCTAATGAGACAGAATTGCGTCGATTTACGTTGCAATTTGTCCCGATTCTTATCTATAACTACCTGAATGCAGTGTCGCTGGGCGACAAAAAGAGCTGCCGGAGTATCGAAATGCTCCTCATTGTCATCTACAATATTGAGATTAGCAATGAGGAAGGGCAGCCACGTGTTGTGTCATTCCGAATGCCAGTATTAGCTCAGGCCTCAATCTATCACGAAGAGAAGAGTCTTCATGCCACGGATCTGAGACGTTGGGAGGAGAATAGCAATAGGGATGTGTCCTGGGGACCAATGCCCGAAGTTGAACATCTCAATGCTCAGAATCGACTCAAAGTTATGACAGCTCTTATGTTTGTGTACAATCAGCAATTGAGTCAGATCCAGAAGCCGGCACTGTATCATCTCTGTCGAACGGCTTCGCAGTTGGTGAATCAGGGCTTTTCCAGAGTAGGCCATGCTCATAGATCATCGTATGGGAGTGATCCCAATGCAACAACAGCCATGAGACCACTACCTCGGATTCCGGTTTCCGGACCCTTTCTCCTGGAACTTCTCCAAGCCGTTTATTTTGCCATGTTCAATGAGTTTGCTTCAGTAGCCATTCAGACCATCGAAGATATTCACAATAGAGCCTGCTACGAAATGTTCCCGGACACCATTCTAGTCACAAATGCCGTCAAGAATTCTCTACATGTCAATCCTTCCG gTCAACCCAGCGATGGTCCAATGGGAATTAGTGTTGCGCTCACACCATCACAAACCACCGTGACAGTGTCCAAGAGTATGATAACAAATGCCTCATTTAGAGCCAAGAAACTTCCAG ATGATCTCGAAGTTGTGGAGGATTATATGGTGGCACCAAGTCAGCCCACACGAGGTTTCCAGCCCACTCAGCCACAGGGTGACAATGTGCCTTACGATGTGACAAATGGTGGAAGTCCCAAGGGGACAAGGAAGGCATCCACGAAACGTTGGAGAACATGGGGTTGGAAGTATAGTCCGAGTAGTGGGAAATCAATGAGTATTGAAGAGGAGCCTGAATCACCAAAAAAATCTGCCTCATCTTCGAGGCATTCTAGCCCAAAGGATTCTCCGTCCAGGACACGCAATGGGTCACCCAGTGCATCACCGGTGCGTCGAAAGAAGACCCCATCCCCGAGGGATTCGCCCACGAGGCGAGCGGAAGTACGTTCTAGTGCTGGTGCACGTCTGTACCAAACTATTGAAGATAGAAATTTACTTTTGGATGATTCTGGTGATGAGTTGCAGGCACTGTTGGAATCTGTGCATAGCCTCAAGCATACTGTTCGTCCAGCAAGTGTTCACGTTGGTCAATCGAATAGTGGGCTGCTGAAATAG